From the Euphorbia lathyris chromosome 6, ddEupLath1.1, whole genome shotgun sequence genome, one window contains:
- the LOC136234124 gene encoding protein STRUBBELIG-RECEPTOR FAMILY 3-like, which produces MKVAELKMFSRFMVIAFVASFSFANSDFGFVYTDIRDVEAMNGLFVSLNFPDLRGWVAVGGDPCLDNWEGVNCVLMNITSLKLSGKNLGGTLENSLGLFASIIDIDLSNNSIGGSIPSVLPPTLLNLSLDKNNLSGAIPDAFELMTSLTNLDLSGNNLSGQLPPSFGNLSSINSLYLQNNTLTGVLDVLQDIPLLDLNVENNLFSGPIPVKLLKVPNFRKDGNPFNTTVISSPPLAFPPLSSAMEPGSAETPKRPGYSPPALQTQKPENVRAVFTSKRAIVVAVSVVVVVLVVVGSSLLLFVCFKRRQAKKDAERSDAGAYNNGVKKPSNIEVEKVPKDSVATLRDQFQPDNKNMEKSLKLQDEHVIDLTRVPTRSRNTMEHDINANFIPLQPPPPPCVPINKVIGNSVVHAEICTRSSSIKSLKSTSSVKIFTIATLQQYTNSFSEENLLGKGTFGSVYNAELPDGKLLAVKKLNNMATRQQTDEEFIDLVSSISKIRHANIVELVGYSNEHGQRLLVHEFCVMGTLHDALHVDTEIHSKLSWNARIRIALGAARALQYLHEVCQPPIVHQNFRSGNILLDDKLNACVSDCGLAHLSSGYASELAGRLLSSNGYAAPEFELGSYTCKSDIYSFGVVMLELLTGRKSYDKSRSRIEQSLVQWASSRLHDIDALSGMVDPSLNGAYTAKALSRFADIISRCVQAEPEFRPGMSEIVQDLLHMI; this is translated from the exons ATGAAGGTTGCAGAGTTGAAAATGTTCTCAAGGTTTATGGTGATTGCTTTCGTGGCTTCTTTTTCCTTTGCTAATTCCGATTTTGGTTTTGTCTACACTGATATTCGAGATG TTGAGGCGATGAATGGATTGTTTGTTTCATTGAACTTTCCTGATTTGAGAGGGTGGGTTGCTGTTGGAGGAGACCCTTGTTTAGATAATTGGGAAGGTGTCAACTGTGTCCTCATGAACATAACCTCACT GAAACTGAGTGGCAAGAATTTAGGAGGAACCTTGGAGAATAGCTTGGGGCTATTTGCATCGATCATAGATAT AGATCTAAGCAATAATAGTATCGGAGGGAGTATTCCATCGGTGTTACCCCCTACCTTGTTGAACTT ATCATTGGATAAAAATAATCTAAGCGGAGCAATACCAGACGCCTTTGAACTAATGACGAGTTTGACAAATTT GGACCTGTCAGGTAACAATTTAAGTGGTCAGCTACCTCCATCATTCGGGAATTTGTCATCTATAAACTCATT ATATTTGCAGAATAATACGCTTACTGGCGTCCTTGATGTTTTACAGGATATTCCTCTTCTTGATTT GAATGTTGAGAACAATCTATTTTCGGGCCCTATACCTGTAAAACTGCTCAAAGTTCCGAATTTCAG AAAAGATGGCAACCCGTTTAATACAACCGTAATTTCTTCTCCTCCACTCGCATTCCCTCCATTATCATCAGCCATGGAACCAGGGTCTGCAGAAACACCGAAGAGACCAGGATACTCGCCTCCTGCCTTACAAACACAAAAGCCTGAAAATGTAAGGGCAGTTTTCACAAGCAAGAGAGCCATTGTGGTTGCTGTTTCGGTTGTGGTGGTAGTACTCGTAGTAGTAGGATCGTCCCTTTTATTGTTTGTGTGCTTTAAAAGACGACAAGCGAAGAAAGATGCTGAAAGGAGTGATGCTGGTGCATATAATAACGGTGTAAAGAAGCCAAGCAATATTGAAGTGGAGAAAG TTCCAAAAGATTCGGTTGCAACTCTACGAGATCAGTTTCAACCGGATAACAAAAATATGGAGAAAAGTTTGAAGCTACAGGATGAACATGTGATAGATCTGACAAGAGTGCCTACACGGTCAAGGAATACCATGGAACATGATATAAATGCGAATTTTATCCCGCTACAACCACCGCCTCCTCCTTGCGTTCCTATTAACAAGGTTATTGGAAATTCGGTTGTGCATGCAGAAATATGTACAAGAAGTTCATCAATTAAGAGCTTGAAGTCTACAAGTTCAGTAAAGATTTTCACCATTGCAACACTTCAGCAGTATACAAATAGTTTTTCGGAGGAAAATTTATTAGGAAAAGGCACATTTGGCAGTGTCTACAATGCTGAGCTTCCCGATGGAAAG TTATTGGCAGTGAAGAAGCTGAACAATATGGCGACCAGGCAACAGACAGACGAGGAATTCATTGACCTAGTTTCATCCATTTCTAAAATCCGGCATGCCAATATTGTTGAACTTGTGGGTTACTCTAACGAGCATGGGCAACGGCTTCTTGTTCATGAGTTTTGCGTAATGGGGACGCTTCATGATGCACTACATGTGGATACCGAGATCCATAGTAAACTCTCATGGAATGCACGTATCCGCATCGCACTTGGAGCTGCTAGAGCCCTACA ATATCTGCATGAAGTCTGCCAGCCGCCAATAGTACACCAGAATTTTAGATCCGGCAATATTCTCCTTGATGATAAGCTTAATGCATGCGTCTCAGATTGCGGATTAGCCCATCTATCGTCCGGGTATGCGAGCGAG TTAGCAGGACGCCTCCTTAGTTCAAACGGTTATGCTGCACCGGAATTCGAGTTGGGAAGTTATACCTGCAAGAGcgatatatatagttttggagtTGTAATGCTCGAACTCCTCACCGGAAGGAAGTCCTATGACAA GTCCCGTAGTCGAATTGAACAGTCCTTAGTTCAATGGGCGAGTTCTCGCCTTCATGATATTGATGCGCTATCTGGAATGGTTGACCCCTCTTTAAATGGAGCATATACAGCCAAGGCGTTATCGCGATTTGCTGATATTATTTCCAGATGTGTGCAG GCGGAGCCAGAATTCCGGCCAGGCATGTCAGAAATCGTCCAGGATCTGCTGCACATGATATGA